From the Sebastes fasciatus isolate fSebFas1 chromosome 3, fSebFas1.pri, whole genome shotgun sequence genome, one window contains:
- the il15 gene encoding interleukin-15, whose translation MTAHHRPVILVQSTKDVQFQSTCNLCRESHKTQVWLCFLVLSFLSTFTCAAPGLPTIQICLNRLKDAIERSDAMLYAPSSNDVEEKCKMMSLRCYMLELMMVIIEEDIKGSKANCIFDFNERLPEAKHVGCPPCEAYSLKNITVFLERLNNLLQEMNSRNT comes from the exons AAAGACGTCCAGTTCCAGTCTACCTGTAACCTGTGCCGAGAGAGTCACAAAACTCAGGTCTGGCTTTGTTTCTTAGTTCTGAG CTTCTTGAGTACATTTACGTGTGCTGCCCCTGGGCTGCCTACAATACAGATCTGCTTGAACAGACTGAAAGACGCCATTGAG AGATCTGACGCTATGCTGTATGCTCCGTCATCTAATGATGTTGAA gagaaatgcaaaatgatgtCGCTCAGATGTTACATGTTGGAGTTGATGATGGTCATCATTGAAGAAGACATCAAGGGTTCCAAAGCAAATTGCATCTTTGATTTCAATGAACGCCTTCCTGAAGCTAAACAT GTTGGCTGTCCACCATGTGAAGCATACTCACttaaaaatattacagtattcCTGGAAAGACTAAATAACCTTTTGCAAGAAATGAATAGTCGTAATACGTAA